The Nitrosopumilus cobalaminigenes genome contains a region encoding:
- a CDS encoding UPF0182 family protein, producing MYSASTDKQAPPPDAGKYIRLGIVAIIGIVIFTMVGNQAVILSMNFTEFGDQFTKPLYYTLVSTIILSAIALVRVNIAGRSSIFWYAISTGIGFLGSGGQQPISNTLKSFRDYKLSSAQFVIWQITKILLFGAFFANIMFGFAAMSFIDGNTLGIENLPSLFSLPFVTPENNPNYAAENVVPMIPALVILIPPLLAAIGLRLVLYVGIHRIIHVITSFMQDSNEGKPRYLNYVSTIEGIIGIGVIWAGINLFFTDQIDYNTRYVIGGTLVIGFALIAFSLVDRIRARVLTHMFKRDVYIRFLTIIAIAIIIAGFVSVNNSIADAKKIEYLGPYTAQQIGVNRYLGELNNVQENIHDVQLTSVSANNIKNYVKQNSDVLDVIRVWDWEAAFAKLKPEIGLIPYVDFEDNDILRFNNTLYWTASMKPILPTSVSLENRWYNEHLVYTHVPDGFLTLEATDGQIVDSSEFFKQREIYYGEGGLFEQTWSGYPNSRGDNSAELGGVSYSGLGGLDVSPPLSWIFEPNFLLSFPGESVHIMRYKDVHDRMETLYPYFLYDLFGKELDSLPVTDGENSYWLIPLIIGFDTGDVPWSVGNPYLRLVGYALVDSYNGDIQLLKTGDDFFTEMFASQYSEQFQPMPQWLEEQIRYPVELFNWKTEMYNIYHVTNVETFIQANEFYEIPRGLDTYYVEAKPPGFDQTEFVGLLSLELRGSQGRNLAGYMVVENDLTNLGNLQFYEVPLNSTTKLIGPTAVREALDRDPEFAQLKTLLRNPRIGDNILYRVGDHDIYFIPVYTAGAGGVVAQLGTIAAVGAAFNGEYFVGLGETQEEAFEAYLKKVSGVASTTTTADDDYVELIRSDRIDIIKSVFETNGISVSEPTSIQIPLSFNEGELFFFTESDRADTEDFLNKFIDDFVKPRTDRVFMWQEDTNLNIGTVLVKDELPEIHYISIEVGN from the coding sequence TTGTATAGCGCCTCTACTGATAAGCAAGCTCCTCCTCCTGATGCTGGAAAATACATCAGATTGGGTATTGTAGCCATAATCGGAATAGTGATTTTCACTATGGTTGGTAATCAGGCAGTTATTTTATCAATGAATTTCACAGAATTTGGCGATCAATTCACAAAACCTCTTTACTATACACTAGTTTCGACAATTATTCTTTCAGCGATTGCTCTAGTTCGAGTAAACATTGCAGGAAGATCTTCAATTTTCTGGTATGCCATTAGTACAGGAATTGGATTTTTAGGAAGTGGAGGACAACAACCTATCTCAAATACTTTGAAAAGTTTTAGAGATTACAAATTATCCTCTGCTCAATTTGTAATTTGGCAAATCACAAAGATTTTGCTTTTTGGAGCTTTCTTTGCAAATATTATGTTTGGATTTGCAGCAATGTCATTTATAGATGGAAATACTTTGGGAATAGAAAACTTACCATCATTATTTTCTCTACCATTTGTAACTCCTGAGAATAATCCAAACTATGCAGCTGAAAATGTAGTTCCAATGATTCCCGCTTTAGTAATTTTGATTCCCCCATTACTTGCAGCTATAGGACTTCGTTTAGTATTGTATGTTGGAATTCATAGAATAATTCATGTCATTACTTCCTTTATGCAAGATTCCAATGAAGGTAAACCACGATATCTAAACTATGTATCAACAATTGAAGGAATTATTGGTATTGGTGTAATTTGGGCTGGTATCAATCTCTTCTTTACAGATCAAATTGATTATAACACAAGATATGTTATTGGTGGTACACTTGTTATTGGTTTTGCTTTAATTGCATTTTCGCTAGTTGATAGAATTCGTGCTCGTGTACTAACTCATATGTTTAAGAGAGATGTTTACATCAGATTTTTAACAATTATAGCAATTGCAATTATTATTGCAGGATTTGTATCAGTAAACAACAGTATTGCCGATGCAAAGAAAATTGAATATTTGGGACCATATACTGCACAACAAATTGGTGTAAATCGTTATCTTGGTGAGCTAAATAACGTTCAAGAAAATATTCATGATGTACAACTAACTTCTGTTTCTGCAAACAATATCAAAAATTATGTAAAGCAAAATTCTGATGTACTTGATGTAATTCGAGTATGGGATTGGGAGGCTGCTTTTGCTAAATTAAAGCCAGAGATAGGTCTAATTCCGTATGTAGACTTTGAAGATAATGATATTCTTCGATTTAACAATACATTGTATTGGACTGCTTCAATGAAGCCAATTTTACCAACATCTGTTAGTCTTGAAAATAGATGGTACAATGAGCATCTTGTATATACACATGTTCCAGATGGATTTCTCACTTTAGAGGCTACTGATGGTCAGATTGTTGATAGTAGTGAATTTTTCAAACAAAGAGAAATTTACTATGGTGAAGGTGGATTGTTTGAACAAACCTGGTCAGGTTATCCAAACTCAAGAGGTGATAATAGTGCTGAACTTGGTGGCGTATCGTATTCTGGTTTAGGTGGATTGGATGTATCACCACCACTTAGTTGGATTTTTGAGCCAAACTTTTTGCTTTCATTTCCAGGTGAATCAGTTCACATTATGAGATACAAAGATGTACATGATAGAATGGAAACACTATATCCTTATTTCCTCTATGATTTGTTTGGAAAAGAATTAGATTCCCTTCCTGTAACTGATGGTGAAAATTCTTACTGGTTAATTCCATTAATTATTGGATTTGATACAGGTGATGTTCCTTGGTCTGTTGGTAATCCGTACTTACGTTTAGTAGGTTATGCATTAGTTGATTCCTACAATGGCGATATTCAATTACTGAAAACTGGTGATGATTTCTTTACTGAAATGTTTGCTAGTCAATACTCTGAACAATTCCAACCTATGCCACAATGGTTAGAAGAACAAATTAGATATCCCGTTGAATTATTTAATTGGAAAACAGAGATGTATAATATTTACCACGTAACAAACGTTGAAACTTTTATTCAAGCTAACGAATTTTATGAAATTCCACGTGGTCTTGATACCTATTATGTAGAAGCAAAACCTCCTGGATTTGATCAAACAGAATTTGTTGGATTACTTTCGTTGGAATTAAGAGGTTCTCAAGGTAGAAACCTTGCTGGATATATGGTAGTTGAAAATGATCTTACAAATCTAGGAAACTTGCAATTCTATGAAGTTCCATTAAATTCTACGACTAAATTGATAGGTCCTACCGCAGTGCGAGAAGCATTAGATAGAGATCCTGAATTTGCTCAATTAAAGACCCTTTTGAGAAATCCAAGAATTGGTGATAATATTCTATACCGTGTTGGTGATCATGATATCTACTTTATTCCTGTATACACTGCAGGTGCTGGTGGAGTAGTTGCTCAATTAGGAACTATTGCAGCAGTAGGAGCTGCATTCAATGGCGAATACTTTGTTGGATTAGGTGAAACACAAGAAGAAGCATTTGAAGCATACTTGAAGAAAGTTTCTGGTGTAGCATCTACTACTACTACTGCAGATGATGATTATGTAGAATTGATTCGAAGTGATAGAATTGATATAATTAAGTCTGTATTTGAAACAAATGGTATTTCTGTTTCTGAACCAACATCTATTCAGATCCCATTATCATTTAATGAAGGGGAATTGTTCTTCTTTACTGAAAGTGATCGTGCAGATACTGAAGACTTCTTAAATAAATTCATAGATGACTTTGTAAAACCAAGAACTGACAGAGTCTTCATGTGGCAAGAAGATACTAATCTTAACATTGGAACTGTATTAGTAAAAGATGAACTTCCTGAGATACACTATATCTCTATAGAGGTTGGCAACTAA
- a CDS encoding type 1 glutamine amidotransferase yields MLLVVDNGSIYTKNLTNFLTEKNISFEQQTPHSLNLDSISKYDSFILSGRRRNEKKINKINSKIIKHSINNNNKLLGICYGAEILALSLGGTIRKSPSLQKGNESIQILMDNSICDGSIEVFESHGYEISKLPRELVPIAKSKNCKFEIIQYKKKPIFGTQFHPEMSKDGNDLIEKFCLL; encoded by the coding sequence TTGCTACTTGTTGTTGATAATGGTTCTATTTACACAAAAAATTTAACCAATTTTCTTACAGAAAAAAATATTTCTTTTGAACAACAAACCCCTCACTCATTAAATTTAGATTCAATATCAAAATATGACTCATTCATTCTTTCTGGAAGAAGAAGAAATGAAAAAAAGATTAATAAAATTAATTCCAAAATTATCAAACACTCCATTAATAATAATAACAAACTGCTTGGAATTTGCTATGGTGCAGAAATTTTAGCACTATCTTTAGGGGGAACAATTCGAAAATCTCCATCTCTTCAAAAAGGAAATGAATCTATACAAATTCTAATGGATAATTCCATTTGCGATGGCTCAATAGAAGTTTTTGAGAGTCATGGCTATGAAATTTCCAAATTACCTAGAGAACTAGTACCGATTGCTAAATCAAAAAACTGTAAATTTGAAATAATTCAATATAAAAAAAAGCCAATTTTTGGAACTCAGTTTCACCCTGAAATGAGTAAAGATGGAAATGATTTGATAGAAAAATTTTGTTTGCTCTGA
- a CDS encoding tetratricopeptide repeat protein: MDEENHELLLPLVEEENICLPLPINVVSKYWNIDLPMAEAIDSAKKYSGFDGSILIEGIETAERHGLTCKIVHSSLTELKKIIDLGIPPIVILPGIPEITQHASVITGYDENEKTILHYIQTGNKEGEQQEGAIPQDIFEKEWSEEGKLLIILAPSDILSSIQLENDVNKKSNRLCLISEKQNILKNTTEALESLKQAVELDGNNSTALNLLGAMLNAGNSPDCIKYYEKCLQINGKSYLTFNGLGNFYLKTNQFEKAENYYTKAIEINPKRSAKIYKNRAYLREKQNNYSGAKEDLKNYLKYYPKAPDRGIIEQAIREL, encoded by the coding sequence ATGGACGAAGAAAATCATGAATTACTTTTACCCCTTGTTGAAGAAGAAAATATTTGCCTCCCATTACCAATAAACGTCGTATCAAAATACTGGAATATTGATTTACCTATGGCAGAAGCCATAGATTCAGCAAAAAAATATTCTGGATTTGATGGTAGTATACTGATTGAAGGAATTGAAACTGCAGAAAGACATGGTTTAACATGTAAAATAGTTCATTCATCACTAACTGAATTAAAAAAAATTATAGATCTTGGAATTCCACCCATTGTAATTCTTCCTGGAATTCCTGAAATCACTCAACATGCATCTGTAATTACTGGTTATGATGAGAATGAAAAAACAATTTTACATTATATTCAGACCGGGAATAAAGAAGGAGAACAACAAGAAGGTGCAATTCCCCAAGATATTTTTGAGAAAGAATGGTCTGAAGAAGGAAAATTACTAATTATTTTAGCTCCATCTGATATTCTTTCATCAATACAACTTGAAAATGATGTAAATAAAAAATCGAATCGCTTATGCTTAATTTCTGAAAAACAAAATATTTTAAAAAATACTACCGAAGCCCTAGAATCTTTAAAACAAGCAGTAGAACTTGATGGAAATAACTCTACTGCATTAAATCTGTTAGGTGCAATGCTAAATGCAGGAAATTCTCCTGACTGTATCAAATATTATGAAAAATGTTTACAAATCAACGGTAAATCATATCTTACTTTTAATGGTCTGGGAAATTTTTATCTAAAAACAAACCAATTTGAAAAAGCAGAAAATTACTATACAAAAGCAATAGAAATTAACCCAAAACGTTCTGCAAAAATTTACAAAAATCGTGCTTATCTTAGAGAAAAACAAAATAATTATTCTGGTGCGAAAGAAGATTTGAAAAATTATTTAAAATATTACCCAAAAGCCCCTGATAGAGGAATAATAGAACAAGCAATTAGAGAACTTTAA
- a CDS encoding zinc-domain-containing protein — translation MDARCPECEKVAILDDDVTNVKCPHCNFEADYETYLEIMKDQAINMSSEYIPDRPGI, via the coding sequence ATGGATGCAAGATGTCCTGAATGTGAGAAAGTTGCAATATTAGATGATGATGTAACAAATGTAAAATGTCCTCATTGTAATTTTGAAGCAGATTATGAAACTTATCTTGAAATCATGAAAGATCAGGCAATCAATATGTCGTCTGAATATATTCCAGACAGACCTGGAATTTAA
- a CDS encoding S6e family ribosomal protein → MANFKLTISDIKGKSISKELKDSDANPLLGLQLGNETDASIVGLTGKLKLMGGSDKSGVPMRNDVHGAARKKVLLSKGVGLQDAEAGQRKRKLMRGNTVSEEIYQVNCKFDGELPVEAPAEDAAEEKTEDKKE, encoded by the coding sequence TTGGCAAACTTCAAACTTACCATCTCTGACATTAAAGGAAAATCTATTTCAAAAGAACTCAAAGATAGTGATGCTAATCCTTTGTTAGGATTACAGCTAGGGAATGAAACTGATGCATCAATTGTTGGATTAACTGGAAAATTAAAACTTATGGGAGGAAGTGACAAATCTGGCGTTCCTATGAGAAATGATGTTCATGGTGCAGCAAGAAAAAAAGTTTTGCTTTCTAAAGGAGTTGGATTACAAGATGCAGAAGCTGGACAAAGAAAAAGAAAGTTAATGCGAGGAAATACTGTATCCGAAGAAATCTATCAAGTAAATTGTAAATTTGATGGAGAATTACCAGTAGAAGCTCCTGCTGAAGATGCAGCAGAAGAAAAAACTGAAGATAAAAAAGAATAA
- a CDS encoding translation initiation factor IF-2 subunit gamma, producing the protein MHWRETLPDWYIKKYGYQPCVNIGTAGHVDHGKTTLIQALTGSWTSVHSQELKRGITIRVGYSDAAFYKCKKCEEPLGYSTTPKCNNCGKESELSRVVSFVDSPGHESLMANMLSGSALMDGALLLVAANEKVPKPQTKEHLLALQTLGIQQIVVVQNKVDLLSYKEALVNYQEITKFVKGSHGAKAPIIPISAQSGLNIDALIGAIESSIKTPERDEKADTVMHVLRSFDVNKPGIKLKDIKGGVIGGSLTQGVFNVGDEIEIKPGILNEKKKTYEPLLTEITSLGTAAGIVESVKPGGLVAIGTKLDPAMTRSDSFIGSVIGKPGTLPENSTLLKLEVNLFDSAVGVTEDIKVLPIKSGELLRLNIGTAPILGKVTKVKSKNIEIELRRPACIFEGGNVAISRRIAERWRLIGAGIVG; encoded by the coding sequence ATGCATTGGAGAGAAACTCTTCCTGATTGGTACATTAAAAAATATGGCTATCAACCATGTGTTAACATTGGAACTGCAGGTCATGTTGATCATGGAAAAACTACTCTTATTCAGGCCTTAACTGGTTCTTGGACTAGTGTACATAGTCAAGAACTAAAACGTGGAATCACAATTCGTGTTGGTTATTCTGATGCTGCTTTTTACAAGTGCAAAAAATGTGAAGAACCATTAGGATATTCTACAACTCCAAAGTGTAATAATTGTGGAAAAGAAAGTGAATTATCTAGAGTTGTTAGTTTTGTAGATAGTCCTGGACACGAAAGTCTTATGGCAAATATGCTTTCAGGTTCTGCTTTAATGGATGGGGCTTTACTATTAGTAGCAGCAAATGAGAAAGTACCCAAACCACAAACTAAAGAACACCTTTTAGCTCTTCAAACTCTTGGAATTCAACAAATAGTCGTTGTTCAAAATAAAGTCGATTTACTTTCTTACAAAGAAGCTTTAGTAAATTACCAAGAAATTACAAAATTTGTTAAAGGAAGTCATGGTGCAAAAGCTCCAATTATTCCAATATCTGCACAATCTGGATTAAACATTGACGCGTTAATTGGAGCAATCGAATCATCAATCAAAACACCTGAAAGAGATGAAAAAGCAGATACAGTAATGCATGTTTTACGTTCTTTTGATGTAAACAAACCTGGAATAAAATTAAAAGATATCAAAGGTGGTGTAATTGGAGGAAGTTTAACTCAAGGAGTTTTTAATGTTGGTGATGAAATTGAGATTAAACCAGGAATTTTGAATGAAAAGAAAAAGACTTACGAACCACTTCTAACTGAAATTACTTCATTAGGAACTGCGGCAGGTATTGTTGAATCTGTAAAACCTGGCGGTCTAGTTGCTATTGGAACAAAGTTAGATCCTGCTATGACTAGAAGTGATTCTTTTATTGGTTCAGTAATTGGAAAACCTGGTACACTACCTGAAAATTCTACTTTACTAAAATTAGAAGTAAATTTGTTTGATTCTGCTGTAGGTGTTACTGAAGATATCAAAGTTCTACCAATAAAATCTGGTGAATTACTTCGACTAAACATTGGTACTGCTCCTATATTAGGCAAGGTTACTAAAGTAAAATCAAAGAATATAGAAATTGAATTAAGGAGACCAGCATGCATCTTTGAAGGTGGCAACGTAGCAATTAGTAGAAGAATTGCTGAAAGATGGAGATTGATTGGTGCAGGAATAGTTGGTTGA
- a CDS encoding PIN domain-containing protein — protein sequence MVDVICDTNFLIHLATNRIKNLDKLDVEIGQITFVVPEVVKNELLELEKKPEKKQDIESTLNYIKNWKKIPIFGSFADKEILDYVKDNRVIVATMDKELKKLIKNNGSSIMSFSNNKIVLES from the coding sequence TTGGTTGACGTAATCTGTGACACAAATTTTTTAATCCATTTAGCCACAAATAGAATCAAAAATTTAGATAAATTGGATGTAGAAATAGGTCAAATCACTTTTGTTGTTCCTGAAGTTGTAAAAAATGAATTATTAGAATTAGAAAAAAAACCTGAAAAAAAACAAGACATTGAATCAACTTTAAATTATATAAAAAATTGGAAAAAAATTCCAATTTTTGGTTCTTTTGCAGATAAAGAAATACTTGATTATGTTAAAGATAACCGAGTAATTGTAGCAACAATGGATAAAGAGCTAAAAAAATTGATTAAAAATAATGGAAGCTCAATAATGTCTTTTTCAAATAACAAAATAGTTTTAGAATCTTAG
- a CDS encoding YbhB/YbcL family Raf kinase inhibitor-like protein: protein MTFYLESKAFENGGTIPKKYGYKHGNISPHLKINNIPNNTVSLALIMDDPDAMGAVGKIWVHWVVWNIDPTNSEFIENSIPQNCIEGQTDFGENGYGGPAPPDKEHTYFFKLYALDQKLDIKNGSTKQEIESAMENHIIEETILKGKYAP, encoded by the coding sequence ATGACTTTTTATCTAGAAAGTAAAGCATTTGAAAATGGTGGAACTATTCCAAAAAAATATGGATATAAACATGGAAACATTAGTCCTCATCTAAAAATTAATAATATTCCTAATAATACAGTCTCACTTGCATTGATAATGGATGATCCTGATGCAATGGGTGCAGTAGGAAAAATATGGGTTCATTGGGTTGTGTGGAATATTGATCCTACAAATTCTGAATTTATTGAAAATTCTATTCCACAAAATTGTATAGAAGGACAAACAGATTTTGGTGAGAATGGATATGGTGGACCTGCCCCTCCTGATAAAGAACATACGTATTTTTTCAAGTTATATGCATTAGATCAAAAATTAGATATTAAGAATGGTTCAACTAAACAAGAAATTGAATCTGCAATGGAAAATCATATTATTGAAGAAACAATTCTTAAAGGAAAATATGCTCCATAA
- a CDS encoding STT3 domain-containing protein has protein sequence MLANTKLISIGNFDLKLNHLLIIGILSLSFTISFLLRAQPAEYGFELNEFDPFFNYRATQYIVDNGITEYFEWNDGLSWYPHGRDVSATSQVILHMTGALTYTIFGGGSDLYDFTILFPVIFSSLSAIVIFALVRVIGGTTAGLFSALLFSVSIPILIRSPIGWFKSEPLGLFFSLLAVYLLLSGINSSNKKIAILKLIGAGIFTTFSISAWGGNQFFIIPIGIFFIALPFLRADHKFIIWAIPIYTISTILVSLGFERVSSGFIFGLGGISLIIPTFFLVSCILIQNRSSKHKIRNGLLFLLGILIISSSLLILNSEFLPLPSHRYLNALNPFLTTTDPLVDSVSEHATTTIAQSFLFHSVLMIFSGIGIWLLFKNIQIQNSNFIKNDMLAFSLILGVVGVYVSATFVRLEVFASVSIILLSSLGLTMLTKEIFKNKPKSKKPIGKFIQLPFTAGIIILLLVPMIYPVGSEPHSITNLPPTIMNGGAGYQISTNDWLDTLSWIKNNTPQDSVFASWWDYGYWISTMGERASLSDNSTVNTKIIQNIAEMLLSDPDTAWNTLNDMQADYVLIFVAGEKLNLNTPTSFYTLNGGGDESKKVWFMKIAGHDTSKYLHPDGTSGTEYFWNETLLGKMMPFSIVGYVNPNDLNQQSLTFRPGMMGIYEKDIKYPSDGDGPLKLVYASSGFTEEKSGPMLGVFVYEVNKDYKSTS, from the coding sequence TTGTTAGCAAATACTAAACTTATTTCAATAGGTAATTTTGATTTAAAATTAAACCATCTTCTAATTATTGGAATTTTATCTTTATCCTTCACAATTTCATTTCTTCTTCGTGCTCAACCTGCTGAATATGGATTTGAATTAAATGAATTTGATCCATTTTTCAATTATCGAGCTACTCAGTATATTGTTGATAATGGAATAACTGAGTATTTTGAATGGAATGATGGACTTAGCTGGTATCCTCATGGTAGAGACGTATCAGCTACTTCTCAAGTTATTCTTCATATGACTGGGGCTCTAACGTATACTATTTTTGGAGGAGGATCAGATCTATATGATTTTACTATCTTATTCCCTGTTATTTTTTCATCTTTATCTGCAATTGTAATATTTGCATTAGTTAGAGTAATTGGCGGTACTACTGCAGGACTTTTCTCAGCGCTTCTTTTCTCAGTTTCTATTCCAATTTTAATTCGTAGTCCTATTGGATGGTTCAAATCTGAACCATTGGGGTTATTTTTTAGTCTTTTAGCAGTATATCTTCTATTAAGTGGAATAAACTCTTCAAATAAAAAAATTGCAATTTTAAAATTAATTGGTGCTGGAATTTTTACTACTTTTTCAATTTCAGCATGGGGAGGAAATCAATTTTTTATCATTCCAATTGGCATTTTCTTTATTGCTTTACCTTTTTTGAGAGCAGATCATAAATTCATCATTTGGGCTATTCCAATCTATACAATTTCCACTATTTTAGTTTCATTGGGTTTTGAACGAGTTAGCTCTGGATTTATTTTTGGTTTAGGTGGAATCTCATTAATCATTCCTACATTCTTTTTGGTTTCTTGTATACTTATTCAAAATAGAAGTTCTAAACATAAAATTCGAAATGGATTATTATTTCTACTTGGAATTTTAATTATATCGTCTAGTTTACTAATACTAAATTCTGAATTTTTACCTCTACCAAGTCATAGATATCTTAATGCTTTAAATCCATTTTTGACAACTACAGATCCATTAGTTGATTCAGTATCAGAACATGCTACTACTACTATAGCACAATCCTTTTTGTTCCATTCTGTTTTGATGATTTTTTCAGGAATAGGCATTTGGTTATTATTCAAAAATATCCAAATACAAAATTCGAATTTCATTAAAAATGACATGTTGGCATTTTCATTAATTTTAGGAGTCGTAGGGGTTTATGTAAGCGCTACATTTGTTAGACTTGAAGTATTTGCTTCAGTTTCAATCATCCTCTTATCTTCTTTGGGTTTAACCATGTTAACTAAAGAAATATTCAAAAATAAACCAAAATCAAAAAAACCTATAGGAAAATTTATTCAATTACCCTTTACTGCAGGAATTATTATTCTACTACTCGTTCCTATGATATATCCAGTGGGTTCTGAACCTCATTCAATTACAAATCTCCCACCTACAATTATGAATGGTGGAGCTGGATATCAAATTTCTACAAATGATTGGTTAGATACATTGAGTTGGATCAAAAACAATACTCCACAGGATTCTGTTTTTGCTTCATGGTGGGATTATGGATATTGGATTTCAACAATGGGAGAAAGAGCATCATTATCAGATAATTCTACAGTAAATACAAAGATAATTCAAAATATTGCTGAAATGTTATTGAGTGATCCTGACACTGCTTGGAATACTCTTAACGACATGCAGGCAGACTATGTTTTGATATTTGTAGCTGGAGAAAAATTGAATCTCAACACACCTACTTCATTTTACACTCTAAATGGTGGTGGTGATGAATCAAAAAAAGTCTGGTTTATGAAAATTGCAGGACATGACACTTCAAAATACTTACATCCTGATGGAACTAGTGGAACAGAATATTTTTGGAATGAAACTTTACTTGGAAAAATGATGCCTTTTTCTATTGTTGGCTATGTTAATCCTAATGATTTGAATCAACAATCTTTAACATTTAGACCTGGAATGATGGGAATTTATGAAAAAGACATCAAATATCCTTCTGATGGTGATGGACCATTAAAATTAGTATATGCATCATCTGGATTTACAGAAGAAAAATCTGGACCTATGCTTGGTGTTTTTGTTTATGAGGTAAACAAAGATTACAAATCTACATCTTAG
- a CDS encoding RNA-protein complex protein Nop10 — translation MRFLLRKCTKCHHYTLKEKCPKCSEETVSVHPAKFSPDDKYMRYRLAERYS, via the coding sequence ATGAGATTTTTACTCAGGAAATGTACCAAGTGCCATCATTATACTTTAAAAGAAAAATGTCCTAAATGCAGTGAAGAAACAGTTTCTGTTCATCCAGCAAAGTTTTCACCTGATGATAAATATATGAGATATAGATTAGCTGAAAGATATTCCTAA
- a CDS encoding translation initiation factor IF-2 subunit alpha yields MSTEIQEMPEQGEIVLATVTKVMDHGAYVTLDEYDDIQGFLHISEIAPGWIRSVNRFVKDGEKKVLLVKKVNAQRGDIDLSLKQVSKDQKKQKLKEVKKFEKGKTLLQNVQEKAKLTDEEIEKLEDSIYSKFDSVYDAFISIGRNGIESVKDLKIAKKTSTVIEDICSKIKLPSVEIRGIMEITSNKSDGVEIIKKTLLDIIKKDSTVDITYLGAPKYRLSITSEDFKSAEKLLKPIVEEIQTNIQKKKGTFSFTREDSKKTREN; encoded by the coding sequence ATGTCTACTGAAATCCAAGAAATGCCTGAACAGGGTGAAATCGTTCTTGCAACAGTTACCAAAGTAATGGATCATGGAGCATATGTTACTCTAGATGAATATGATGATATTCAAGGATTTTTGCATATTTCAGAAATTGCTCCAGGTTGGATTAGATCAGTTAATAGATTTGTTAAAGACGGGGAGAAAAAAGTACTTCTTGTAAAAAAAGTAAATGCTCAACGTGGAGATATAGATCTTTCATTAAAACAGGTATCAAAAGATCAAAAAAAGCAAAAGCTAAAAGAAGTTAAGAAATTTGAAAAAGGAAAAACTCTACTTCAAAATGTTCAAGAAAAAGCAAAATTAACAGATGAGGAAATTGAAAAATTGGAAGATAGTATTTATTCAAAATTTGATTCTGTTTATGATGCATTCATCTCCATTGGTAGAAATGGAATTGAATCTGTAAAAGACTTGAAAATCGCAAAAAAAACATCTACTGTTATTGAAGACATATGCTCAAAAATTAAACTTCCTTCTGTAGAAATTAGAGGAATTATGGAAATTACAAGTAATAAATCCGATGGGGTTGAAATTATTAAAAAAACTTTGCTAGATATTATCAAAAAAGATTCTACTGTTGATATTACTTATCTTGGAGCACCAAAATACAGACTTTCAATTACTTCAGAGGATTTCAAATCAGCTGAAAAATTACTAAAACCTATTGTTGAAGAAATTCAAACTAATATTCAAAAGAAAAAAGGAACATTTAGTTTTACAAGAGAAGATTCAAAGAAAACAAGAGAGAATTAA